A stretch of Myxococcus hansupus DNA encodes these proteins:
- a CDS encoding SgcJ/EcaC family oxidoreductase, with product MRYRLAVLPLLASSLLLASACATTSAPPGEAAILQLVSDQTEAWNRQDAAAWSKDFATDAAFINIVGTVFEGRDEIQQRHAGIFETLFKGSQSQVTVRKVTFIQDGLAIVDTTHEVTGHPGLPPGVQNTEPGVLRTQMRYVMKAVDGQWRILAGQNTDVKPRP from the coding sequence GTGCGCTACCGCCTCGCCGTCCTTCCGCTCCTGGCCTCCAGCCTGCTGCTGGCCTCCGCGTGTGCCACCACCAGCGCGCCGCCGGGTGAAGCCGCCATCCTCCAGCTCGTGAGCGACCAGACGGAGGCCTGGAACCGGCAGGACGCCGCGGCCTGGTCCAAGGACTTCGCGACGGATGCCGCGTTCATCAACATCGTGGGCACCGTCTTCGAGGGCCGCGACGAAATCCAACAGCGCCACGCGGGCATCTTCGAGACCCTCTTCAAGGGCAGCCAGAGCCAGGTCACCGTGCGGAAGGTCACCTTCATCCAGGATGGCCTCGCCATTGTCGACACGACGCACGAGGTGACGGGACACCCCGGCCTGCCGCCCGGCGTCCAGAACACCGAGCCCGGCGTGCTGCGCACGCAGATGCGCTACGTGATGAAGGCCGTGGACGGCCAGTGGCGAATCCTCGCGGGCCAGAACACCGACGTGAAGCCCCGGCCCTGA
- a CDS encoding Hsp20/alpha crystallin family protein, which produces MADLPARRGGGGLGPQRGWDPFERMQDLLGFDLGRMLTRPGSGESEFAPDFEVKETKDAFIFKGDIPGVEEKDLEITLAENRLTISGKREEERREEGDRFYTYERNYGSFNRTFTLPRGVNTDDVQADFKNGVLNLRIPKKTEDQPKRIKVGGERGEKAKA; this is translated from the coding sequence ATGGCTGACCTACCTGCCCGCAGAGGCGGAGGCGGACTGGGCCCCCAACGCGGCTGGGACCCCTTCGAGCGCATGCAAGACCTGCTGGGCTTCGATTTGGGCCGGATGCTCACCCGCCCGGGAAGCGGCGAAAGTGAGTTCGCCCCTGACTTCGAGGTGAAGGAGACGAAGGACGCCTTCATCTTCAAGGGGGACATCCCCGGCGTGGAGGAGAAGGACCTCGAAATCACGCTCGCGGAGAACCGGCTCACCATCAGCGGCAAGCGAGAGGAGGAGCGGCGCGAGGAAGGCGACCGCTTCTACACCTACGAGCGCAACTACGGCTCGTTCAACCGCACCTTCACCCTGCCCCGTGGCGTGAACACCGACGACGTGCAGGCGGACTTCAAGAACGGCGTCCTCAACCTCCGCATCCCCAAGAAGACCGAGGACCAGCCCAAGCGCATCAAGGTCGGCGGCGAGCGCGGCGAAAAGGCCAAGGCCTGA
- a CDS encoding hydroxymethylglutaryl-CoA synthase family protein has product MKKRVGIEALAVAVPSRYVDIEDLARARGVDPAKYTAGLGAKEMAVNDPGEDTVALAATAAARLIRQQDVDTSRIGMLVVGTETGIDHSKPVASHVQGLLKLPRTMRTYDTQHACYGGTAGLMAAVEWIASGAGAGKVAVVICSDIARYGLNTAGEPTQGGGAVALLVSEQPDLLAIDVGLNGVCTMDVYDFWRPVGRREALVDGHYSITCYLEALSGAYRGWREKAVEAGLVRWSDTQPGEQLARIAYHVPFCKMARKAHTQLRLCDLEESPGAAGLTPEAREEAAKSAASYDAQVASSLGLNSRIGNVYTASLYLALAGLLHREAGALAGQRMGLLSYGSGCAAEFYSGTVGEKAAERMAKADLDTVLAKRERISIEEYERLMKLPSDAPEAVAPAPGAFRLTEIRDHRRLYAEGA; this is encoded by the coding sequence ATGAAGAAGCGCGTGGGAATCGAAGCGTTGGCGGTCGCGGTGCCGTCCCGGTACGTGGACATCGAGGACCTGGCCCGGGCCCGGGGTGTGGACCCGGCGAAGTACACGGCGGGCCTGGGTGCGAAGGAGATGGCGGTCAACGACCCGGGTGAGGACACCGTGGCGCTGGCGGCCACCGCGGCCGCGCGCCTGATTCGTCAGCAGGACGTGGACACGTCTCGCATTGGCATGCTGGTGGTGGGCACGGAGACGGGCATCGACCACTCGAAGCCGGTCGCCTCGCACGTGCAGGGCCTGCTGAAGCTGCCGCGCACCATGCGGACATATGACACCCAGCACGCGTGCTACGGCGGCACCGCCGGACTGATGGCGGCGGTGGAGTGGATCGCGTCCGGCGCCGGCGCGGGCAAGGTGGCCGTGGTCATCTGTTCGGACATCGCGCGCTACGGGCTGAACACCGCCGGCGAGCCCACGCAGGGTGGCGGCGCGGTGGCCCTGCTGGTCTCCGAGCAGCCCGACCTGCTCGCGATCGACGTGGGCCTCAACGGCGTCTGCACCATGGACGTGTATGACTTCTGGCGGCCGGTGGGCCGGCGGGAGGCGCTCGTGGATGGGCACTACTCCATCACCTGCTACCTGGAAGCCCTGTCCGGCGCGTACCGCGGCTGGCGCGAGAAGGCGGTGGAGGCGGGGTTGGTTCGCTGGTCCGACACGCAGCCCGGCGAGCAGCTCGCGCGCATCGCCTACCACGTGCCCTTCTGCAAGATGGCCCGCAAGGCGCACACCCAGCTTCGGCTCTGTGACCTGGAGGAGTCCCCCGGCGCCGCGGGCCTGACGCCCGAGGCGCGGGAAGAGGCGGCGAAGTCCGCCGCGAGCTACGACGCGCAGGTGGCCTCGTCCCTGGGGCTGAACTCGCGCATCGGCAACGTGTACACGGCGTCGCTCTACCTGGCGCTGGCCGGCCTGCTCCATCGCGAGGCCGGTGCGCTCGCGGGACAGCGCATGGGCCTGCTGTCCTACGGCAGCGGCTGCGCGGCGGAGTTCTACTCCGGCACCGTGGGCGAGAAGGCCGCCGAGCGGATGGCCAAGGCGGACCTGGACACGGTGTTGGCGAAGCGCGAGCGCATCTCCATCGAGGAGTACGAGCGGCTGATGAAGCTCCCCTCGGACGCGCCCGAGGCCGTGGCCCCGGCGCCAGGCGCCTTCCGCCTGACGGAGATTCGCGACCACCGCCGACTGTACGCCGAAGGCGCGTGA
- a CDS encoding alcohol dehydrogenase catalytic domain-containing protein — protein MKAVVLRSFGEAGNLKMETVAMPRPGRGEVLLRVHACGVCYHDVINRRGNLPRTSVPAILGHEAAGEVIEVGPDTPGWKTGDRAATLQRMSCGECALCKIGRNSLCKTDNRFFGEELQGGYAQFMVAPVRGLGRVPASLPWNEAATVCCTTGTAVHTVRTRGRVRAGETVLITGASGGVGLSSVQLARLDGARVIAVTSSEAKVRALKEAGADEVIVSRGLDFASDVRKRTQGAGVDVAVEIVGSATFDQTLKAMAPGGRVVVVGNLESGMVQLNPGLVIVKELEILGAYATTQEELDEALRLTATGGVRQFVTDAVPLAEAAKAHFRLENREVAGRLVLVPPEA, from the coding sequence ATGAAAGCCGTCGTTCTGCGCAGCTTTGGTGAAGCGGGCAACCTGAAGATGGAGACCGTCGCCATGCCCCGCCCCGGGCGTGGAGAGGTCCTGCTCCGCGTGCACGCCTGTGGCGTCTGCTACCACGACGTCATCAACCGCCGCGGCAACCTGCCTCGCACCAGCGTGCCCGCCATCCTGGGCCACGAGGCCGCCGGTGAGGTGATTGAAGTCGGCCCGGACACGCCGGGGTGGAAGACGGGCGACCGCGCGGCGACGTTGCAGCGCATGTCCTGCGGCGAATGCGCCCTGTGCAAGATTGGCCGCAACAGCCTCTGCAAGACGGACAACCGCTTCTTCGGCGAGGAGCTGCAAGGCGGCTATGCGCAGTTCATGGTGGCGCCCGTGCGCGGCCTGGGCCGGGTGCCCGCGTCCCTGCCCTGGAACGAGGCCGCCACGGTGTGCTGCACCACGGGCACGGCGGTGCACACGGTGCGCACGCGGGGCCGCGTCCGCGCGGGTGAAACGGTGCTCATCACCGGCGCCAGCGGCGGCGTGGGCCTGTCCTCCGTGCAGTTGGCGCGGCTGGACGGCGCGCGCGTCATCGCGGTGACGTCCAGCGAGGCCAAGGTGCGGGCGCTCAAGGAGGCGGGCGCGGACGAGGTCATCGTCTCGCGCGGCCTGGACTTCGCGTCGGACGTCCGCAAGCGCACCCAGGGCGCGGGCGTGGACGTGGCCGTCGAAATCGTGGGCAGCGCCACCTTCGACCAGACGCTGAAGGCCATGGCGCCGGGTGGACGCGTGGTGGTGGTGGGCAACCTGGAGTCGGGGATGGTGCAGCTCAACCCCGGGCTCGTCATCGTCAAGGAGCTGGAGATTCTGGGCGCCTATGCCACCACGCAGGAGGAGCTGGACGAGGCCCTGCGCCTGACGGCCACCGGCGGCGTGCGGCAGTTCGTGACGGACGCGGTGCCGCTGGCGGAGGCCGCGAAGGCGCACTTCCGCCTGGAGAACCGCGAGGTGGCGGGCCGGCTGGTGCTGGTGCCGCCCGAGGCGTGA
- a CDS encoding CoA-transferase subunit beta: MSAPLDITPAETVVALLARQIDDGGVVATGVASPLAILAIAVARATHAPDLTYLACVGSLDPEIPTLLPSSEDLGYLDGRSAEITIPDLFDHARRGRVDTVFFGAAEVDAEGSTNMTASGSLEKPRTKFPGVAGAATLRQWVRKPVLLVPRQSRRNLVPAVQVATTRDPRRPVTLISDLGVFELGAGGARLLARHPWATEESIAERTGFAFQVPETLPVTPLPDARTVEAIRAIDPRGYRDALVGA, encoded by the coding sequence ATGAGCGCGCCCCTGGACATCACCCCGGCGGAGACCGTGGTGGCGCTGCTGGCGCGGCAGATTGACGACGGCGGAGTCGTGGCCACGGGCGTGGCATCGCCGCTGGCCATCCTCGCCATCGCGGTTGCGCGCGCCACCCACGCGCCGGACCTCACGTACCTGGCCTGCGTGGGCTCGCTGGACCCGGAGATTCCCACGCTGCTCCCCTCCTCCGAGGACCTGGGCTATCTGGACGGCCGCTCCGCGGAAATCACCATTCCGGACCTGTTCGACCATGCGCGGCGCGGGCGGGTGGACACCGTCTTCTTCGGCGCGGCGGAGGTCGATGCCGAAGGCAGCACCAACATGACGGCCAGCGGCAGCCTGGAGAAACCGCGCACCAAGTTCCCGGGCGTGGCGGGCGCCGCGACGTTGCGGCAGTGGGTGCGAAAGCCCGTGCTGCTGGTGCCCCGGCAGTCGCGCCGCAACCTGGTGCCCGCGGTCCAGGTCGCCACCACGCGCGACCCGCGCCGGCCGGTGACGCTCATCTCCGACCTGGGCGTGTTCGAGCTGGGCGCCGGTGGAGCGCGGCTGCTCGCGCGTCACCCCTGGGCGACGGAGGAATCCATCGCCGAGCGCACCGGCTTCGCCTTCCAGGTGCCGGAGACGCTGCCCGTCACCCCGCTGCCCGATGCGCGCACCGTGGAAGCCATTCGCGCCATCGACCCCCGTGGCTACCGCGACGCGCTCGTCGGCGCCTGA
- a CDS encoding CoA transferase subunit A produces the protein MKTARWCSLEEAVASIPDGASLATGGFMLGRAPMALVLELIAQGKRKLGLISLPNPLPAEFLVAGGCLETLEIAFGALSLQGRVRPMPCLKRAMEQGTLSWREHDGYRVVQRLRAASMGLPFIPAPDAEVSDLARTEPPPTVEDPFTGQRVAVEPAYYPDVALIHARAADERGNLYMEDPTTDLLVAGAAKRVIATVEERVTKLPRATLPGFQVDRIVLAPGGALPTGCAGLYPHDDAMLAHYLSLAETGREAEFLESLRTRRAA, from the coding sequence ATGAAGACGGCGCGCTGGTGTTCGTTGGAAGAAGCCGTGGCGTCCATTCCGGACGGAGCGTCGCTGGCCACCGGCGGCTTCATGCTCGGCCGCGCGCCCATGGCGCTGGTGCTGGAGCTCATCGCCCAGGGCAAGCGGAAGCTCGGCCTCATCTCGCTGCCCAACCCCTTGCCCGCGGAGTTCCTCGTGGCGGGCGGCTGTCTGGAGACGCTGGAGATTGCCTTCGGCGCGCTGAGCCTCCAGGGCCGCGTGCGCCCCATGCCCTGTCTCAAGCGGGCCATGGAGCAAGGCACCCTCTCCTGGCGCGAACATGACGGCTACCGCGTCGTCCAGCGGCTGCGCGCGGCGTCCATGGGGCTGCCCTTCATCCCCGCGCCGGACGCGGAGGTGTCCGACCTGGCGCGCACGGAGCCGCCGCCCACGGTGGAGGACCCCTTCACCGGTCAGCGCGTGGCGGTGGAGCCCGCGTACTACCCGGACGTGGCGCTGATTCACGCGCGCGCCGCGGACGAGCGCGGCAACCTCTACATGGAGGACCCCACCACGGACCTGCTGGTGGCGGGCGCGGCGAAGCGCGTGATTGCCACGGTGGAGGAGCGCGTGACGAAGCTGCCTCGCGCCACGCTGCCTGGCTTCCAGGTGGACCGCATCGTGCTGGCCCCCGGCGGCGCGCTGCCCACCGGCTGCGCCGGGCTGTACCCGCACGACGACGCCATGCTGGCCCATTACCTGTCGCTGGCCGAGACGGGCCGCGAGGCGGAGTTCCTCGAGTCGCTGCGGACGCGGAGGGCGGCATGA
- a CDS encoding TetR/AcrR family transcriptional regulator: protein MTNTGGRKPDEGERYRAILETAARLICDRGYEGTSMQEIAAACRMTKAGLYHHIQNKEQLLFAIMNYGMDLFEEQVLSRVQDIPNPVERLRACMRHNILLVTRGWSKEVIIILHEHATLTGEARAFIDARKKKYVDFLEEAFGQASQQGLIRPVDPTVGAFSFLGMVLWIYKWFKPDGRLTDEQIADGMVDMLFPPLTAADLAGLPGSAALRMVPRTAATATGTDPEDA, encoded by the coding sequence GTGACGAACACCGGAGGACGGAAGCCGGACGAGGGCGAGCGCTACCGGGCCATCTTGGAAACGGCGGCGAGGCTCATCTGCGACCGGGGGTACGAGGGCACGTCGATGCAGGAGATCGCCGCCGCGTGCCGCATGACGAAGGCGGGCCTCTACCACCACATCCAGAACAAGGAGCAGTTGCTCTTCGCCATCATGAATTACGGGATGGACTTGTTCGAGGAGCAGGTCCTCTCGCGCGTGCAGGACATCCCCAATCCGGTGGAGCGGCTGCGCGCGTGCATGCGCCACAACATCCTGCTGGTGACGCGGGGGTGGAGCAAGGAGGTCATCATCATCCTCCACGAGCACGCCACGCTCACCGGCGAGGCGCGCGCCTTCATCGACGCCCGGAAGAAGAAGTACGTCGACTTCCTGGAGGAGGCCTTCGGGCAGGCGTCGCAGCAGGGCCTCATCCGTCCCGTGGACCCCACGGTGGGCGCCTTCTCGTTCCTGGGCATGGTGCTGTGGATCTACAAGTGGTTCAAGCCGGACGGGCGCCTCACGGACGAGCAGATCGCCGACGGCATGGTGGACATGCTGTTCCCGCCCCTCACGGCCGCGGACCTCGCGGGCCTTCCGGGCTCCGCCGCGCTGCGCATGGTGCCGCGCACCGCCGCCACCGCCACCGGGACTGACCCGGAGGACGCATGA
- a CDS encoding sigma-54-dependent transcriptional regulator — protein sequence MSAKGRILVVDDHVEMGLMLREPLTDAGYGVDLSTGGEEAIRMARARPYDAVLCDLRMEGVDGLDVLEAVRALDADVPVLMMTAFGGVESAVEAMRRGAFHYFTKPFRLDEVLVFLERALKERRLHAENRALRRAAAERSGLGALVGRSAAMRHLYELIDRVAHAHAAVLLRGPSGTGKELVARALHFQGPRASGPFVAVNCTALPHELLESELFGHLKGAFTGATHARRGLFVEADQGTLFLDEIGDMPLELQARLLRVLEDGEVRAVGADGSRTVDVRVVAATHQDLEARVREGRFRADLFYRLNVVTLRLPPLSERCEDIPLLVEHFITRARARNPRACMQSLAPEAVAVLANMPWPGNVRELENLIERLAVMVSREVVGLEDLRPHLPPESPEVQPLVMAQHALWPLRRLEGEYIAWMVTRCGGNKTRAAEVLGIDVSTIHRRERERG from the coding sequence ATGTCGGCTAAGGGACGCATCCTGGTGGTGGATGACCACGTGGAGATGGGGCTCATGCTGCGCGAGCCCCTCACGGACGCGGGCTACGGGGTGGACCTGTCCACGGGCGGCGAGGAGGCCATCCGGATGGCGCGCGCGCGGCCCTATGACGCGGTGCTGTGCGACCTGCGGATGGAAGGCGTGGACGGCCTGGACGTGTTGGAGGCCGTGCGCGCGCTCGACGCGGACGTCCCCGTGTTGATGATGACGGCCTTCGGTGGCGTGGAGAGCGCGGTCGAGGCGATGCGGCGCGGCGCCTTTCACTACTTCACCAAGCCCTTCCGGCTGGACGAGGTGCTCGTCTTCCTGGAGCGCGCGCTGAAGGAGCGCCGGCTCCACGCGGAGAACCGGGCCCTGCGGCGGGCCGCCGCCGAGCGCAGCGGACTGGGCGCCCTGGTGGGACGCAGCGCGGCGATGCGTCACCTGTATGAACTCATCGACCGCGTCGCGCACGCCCACGCGGCGGTGTTGCTGCGAGGGCCCAGCGGCACGGGCAAGGAGCTGGTGGCCCGCGCGCTGCACTTCCAGGGGCCGCGCGCCTCCGGGCCCTTCGTGGCCGTCAACTGCACGGCGCTGCCCCATGAGCTGCTGGAGAGCGAGCTCTTCGGACACTTGAAGGGCGCCTTCACCGGGGCGACGCACGCCCGGCGCGGTCTCTTCGTGGAGGCGGACCAAGGCACGCTGTTCCTCGACGAGATTGGCGACATGCCGCTGGAGCTCCAGGCCCGGCTGCTGCGCGTCCTCGAGGACGGCGAGGTGCGCGCGGTGGGCGCGGATGGCAGCCGCACGGTGGACGTGCGGGTCGTCGCCGCCACCCATCAGGATTTGGAAGCGCGGGTGCGCGAGGGGCGCTTTCGCGCGGACCTCTTCTACCGTCTCAATGTCGTCACGCTCCGGCTGCCGCCCTTGTCGGAGCGGTGTGAGGACATCCCCCTGTTGGTGGAGCACTTCATCACCCGCGCCCGCGCCCGCAACCCGCGCGCCTGCATGCAGTCGCTCGCGCCCGAGGCCGTGGCCGTGCTGGCCAACATGCCCTGGCCGGGAAACGTGAGGGAGTTGGAGAACCTGATAGAGCGGCTCGCCGTCATGGTGTCGCGCGAGGTGGTGGGGCTGGAAGACCTGCGCCCACACCTGCCGCCCGAATCACCCGAAGTGCAGCCCTTGGTGATGGCGCAGCACGCCCTGTGGCCGCTGCGGCGGCTGGAGGGCGAGTACATCGCGTGGATGGTGACACGCTGCGGCGGGAACAAGACGCGCGCCGCGGAGGTGCTCGGCATCGATGTGTCGACCATCCACCGACGCGAGCGGGAGCGCGGGTAG
- a CDS encoding response regulator transcription factor — MKSSSTARALLLGGDASLGSLLEDVLAELGIALESSAAAADRPDLVLVHVERGESLPCQLKLARELSAQGPVIVLVPFADERLVGLALRLGARDCFAMGSPLDELRRVLMAHVPVQPSLAFISPGGAVPPSPGSTHD; from the coding sequence GTGAAGTCTTCGTCCACTGCCCGTGCCCTCCTGCTCGGAGGAGATGCGTCACTCGGCTCGCTCCTCGAGGACGTGCTGGCCGAGCTGGGCATCGCGCTGGAGTCGAGCGCGGCCGCGGCGGACCGGCCGGACCTCGTGCTCGTTCACGTCGAGCGGGGTGAGAGCCTCCCGTGTCAGCTCAAGCTCGCCCGGGAGCTCTCCGCGCAGGGGCCCGTCATCGTGCTGGTGCCCTTCGCGGATGAGCGGCTGGTGGGACTCGCCCTGCGGCTGGGCGCCCGCGACTGTTTCGCGATGGGCAGCCCGCTCGACGAGCTTCGCAGGGTGTTGATGGCGCACGTCCCCGTGCAGCCGAGTCTGGCGTTCATTTCTCCCGGCGGGGCCGTGCCGCCGTCTCCTGGGTCCACCCATGATTGA
- a CDS encoding DUF6232 family protein, producing the protein MIEPLAVPASLPGSPAFSERPAVAPPAPSEAPLFQEAGMLVTTERVVARGKTLLLADIQRVESVRRTPRMVPVIATLGLSMSVGLPALSALSVSASASRGVYEAALIAVVLVIFGCIARLVLAEESYRLMLHTRAGAWRVHTSKDAQGSIRLAGLIQEAVAARLRR; encoded by the coding sequence ATGATTGAGCCACTCGCCGTTCCCGCGTCGCTGCCTGGTTCTCCCGCGTTTTCGGAACGGCCGGCCGTGGCGCCGCCCGCGCCCTCCGAAGCACCGCTGTTCCAAGAGGCGGGCATGCTGGTGACGACCGAGCGGGTGGTGGCCCGGGGCAAGACGCTGCTGCTCGCGGACATCCAGCGCGTGGAGTCCGTGCGGCGCACGCCGCGCATGGTGCCTGTGATTGCCACGCTGGGCCTGTCCATGAGCGTGGGGTTGCCCGCCCTGTCCGCGCTGTCCGTCTCGGCCAGCGCGTCCCGGGGCGTCTACGAGGCCGCGCTGATTGCCGTCGTCCTGGTCATCTTCGGGTGCATCGCCCGGCTCGTGCTCGCCGAGGAGTCCTACCGGCTGATGCTCCACACCCGCGCGGGCGCGTGGCGCGTGCACACCAGCAAGGACGCGCAGGGCTCCATCCGGCTGGCGGGCCTCATCCAGGAGGCCGTCGCGGCGCGGCTGCGTCGCTGA
- a CDS encoding sulfotransferase family protein, whose protein sequence is MTTLEGWVPARIHEDAGRLRVDWCHLGDQRFTDPFFDETLERRLRHPFAMLFRHQTSMEDLVARQARRPGLPVRGLVFHMSRCGSTLVAQLLAALPRNIVLSEAGPVDTVLRAHQRLPGLTDAQRVEWLRAVVSALGQQRHPDERAVFLKLDAWHVLELPLLQRAFPGVPWMFLYRDPVEVMASHQNHRGAHMLPGLLPPEHLGLASGQLEGMPLDEYGARVLAAYCEAGRRGYQARQAPARLVDHRQLQREAMPLLTELFGVALTGDDDARLRDVLERNAKNPVLPFEDDTQEKARRVSPLARELAERWCRPVHDALEAERLKGHAPP, encoded by the coding sequence ATGACCACGCTCGAAGGCTGGGTGCCCGCGCGCATCCATGAGGACGCAGGCCGGCTGCGCGTGGACTGGTGCCACCTGGGCGACCAGCGCTTCACCGACCCGTTCTTCGATGAGACGTTGGAGCGGCGCCTGCGCCACCCGTTCGCCATGCTCTTCCGGCACCAGACGTCCATGGAGGACCTGGTGGCGCGGCAGGCCCGGCGGCCGGGGCTGCCCGTGCGGGGGCTGGTGTTCCACATGTCCCGCTGCGGCTCCACGCTGGTGGCGCAGCTCCTGGCCGCGCTGCCCCGGAACATCGTCCTCTCCGAGGCGGGTCCCGTGGACACGGTGCTGCGGGCGCATCAACGGCTGCCCGGTCTCACCGACGCGCAGCGCGTCGAATGGCTTCGCGCGGTGGTGAGCGCGTTGGGCCAGCAGCGCCATCCGGACGAACGCGCGGTGTTCCTCAAGCTGGACGCGTGGCACGTGCTGGAGCTTCCGCTCCTCCAGCGCGCCTTTCCCGGCGTGCCGTGGATGTTCCTCTACCGAGACCCGGTGGAGGTCATGGCCTCACACCAGAACCACCGGGGCGCGCACATGTTGCCGGGGCTGTTGCCGCCGGAGCACCTGGGCCTGGCGTCCGGACAGTTGGAGGGCATGCCCCTGGACGAGTACGGCGCGCGCGTGCTGGCGGCCTACTGCGAGGCCGGGCGGCGGGGCTACCAGGCGCGTCAGGCTCCGGCGCGGCTGGTGGACCACCGGCAGCTCCAGCGGGAAGCCATGCCGCTGCTCACGGAGCTGTTCGGCGTGGCGCTGACAGGCGACGACGACGCGCGCCTGCGCGACGTGCTGGAGCGCAACGCGAAGAACCCGGTGCTGCCCTTCGAGGACGACACCCAGGAGAAGGCCCGGCGGGTCTCGCCGCTCGCGCGTGAGCTGGCGGAGCGCTGGTGCCGCCCCGTCCATGACGCGCTCGAAGCGGAGCGGCTGAAGGGCCACGCCCCGCCCTGA
- a CDS encoding Nif11 family protein, whose protein sequence is MEREAFERFRQRVLEDTALQKALRDTPDTATFLARAVALGAAQGCHFTAEDVQEALREARRAWRERWI, encoded by the coding sequence ATGGAGCGTGAGGCCTTCGAGCGCTTCCGTCAGCGCGTCCTCGAGGACACGGCGCTTCAAAAAGCCCTGCGCGACACACCGGACACCGCCACGTTCCTCGCCCGGGCCGTGGCGTTGGGCGCTGCGCAGGGCTGTCACTTCACCGCCGAGGACGTCCAGGAGGCCCTGCGCGAGGCCCGCCGGGCGTGGCGGGAGCGCTGGATATGA
- a CDS encoding aspartyl/asparaginyl beta-hydroxylase domain-containing protein, with product MPTAVPDRLRLPFHFDAAPLQHELASLPAEAWVPHFNKREYEGEWSGVPLRSVGGRDGHIYPDPTGRERYADTPLLSRCPAFRAVLATFQCPIGAARLLKLAAGAHIREHTDYNLGYADGEVRLHVPVTTHPDVAFFLAGERVVLQPGECWYLDFNHPHRVDNPSDTDRVHLVLDCALNDWLRDVFAGAIHGA from the coding sequence ATGCCAACCGCCGTGCCCGACCGCCTCCGTCTGCCCTTCCACTTCGACGCGGCCCCGCTCCAGCACGAGCTCGCGAGCCTCCCCGCCGAGGCGTGGGTGCCCCACTTCAACAAGCGCGAGTACGAAGGCGAATGGAGCGGCGTGCCCCTCCGCTCCGTCGGCGGCAGGGACGGACACATCTACCCGGACCCCACCGGCCGGGAGCGTTACGCCGACACGCCGCTGCTGTCGCGCTGTCCCGCGTTCCGCGCCGTGCTGGCCACGTTCCAGTGCCCCATTGGCGCGGCGCGGCTGCTGAAGCTCGCGGCGGGCGCGCACATCCGGGAGCACACCGACTACAACCTGGGCTACGCGGACGGCGAGGTGCGGCTCCATGTCCCCGTCACCACGCACCCCGACGTGGCCTTCTTCCTGGCGGGTGAGCGCGTGGTGCTCCAGCCGGGCGAGTGCTGGTACCTGGACTTCAACCACCCGCACCGCGTGGACAACCCCAGCGACACCGACCGCGTCCACCTGGTGCTGGACTGCGCGTTGAACGACTGGCTGCGCGACGTCTTCGCCGGAGCCATTCATGGAGCGTGA